Part of the Streptomyces antimycoticus genome, GCTCTTCCAGACGATCCCGGGCCGCGTCGCAACGCCCTGCGGACACCAGCGCGAACAGCAGTGTCTCCTCGACGATCTCGCGCTGCGCCGCGCTGCCACCGACACCGGGGAGCCGTGGCAGCAGCCGCTCCAAACCGCGTGCCGCCTCGGTCCAGCGCTCTTCGAGGATGTCCTCGAACGCCGTGCACAGCGGGGCGATGACGCTCCGCTGCACCTCATCGGCGCGCAGGGCATGGACCCGCAGCCGCCGCAGCCCCGGCAGGTCGCCCGCGGCGGTGAGGGCGATGGCGGCGTGCAGGGCGACGAACGCGGTGGCCGGACGCTCCAGGACGTCCACGGGAGCCGTGTCCAGGACGTCGCCGATCGGGAACGGCCCCTGCCACGCGCCCGCCAGCCGGGCTCGCCACAGCAGCGAACCGGAGTCGACCAGGGCGCGGACCCCGTCCACCTTCCCGGGGGACAGTTGCTCCGCCCACCGGCGGCGGACCGCCACCGTGTCCTCGAGGGCGAGTTCGTGCAGGGCGGCGTGCCAGGAGAAGTGGGCGCGGTGGGTACCGCCCCGGCCCTGGTGGGCCAGCCATCGCCCGAGTCGCTCACGGCCCGCCTCGTGGTCGCCGCGCTCATAGTGCACATGGGCCAGGGCGTGCATCGCGTGCCCGGAGGCTGGTTCGGCGGCCAGGGCCTGCTCGGCCAGGGCTCCGGCCTCGTCGTAACGCCCCTCCTCCTGGCGCATGAAGGCGAGCAGGGACGTGTGGAACCAGCTCTCCCCGTGCGCCGGGGCGGTCCGCTCGACCACGCGCAGCGCGGTGGTGCCGTCGAGGTCGCGCAGACCGGAGAAGGCGATGGTGGGCACCGCGACGGCGAGCCCCAGCGCATCGCCCGGGTACTCCTCCAGGTGGCGCAGGAGGGCGGCGTCGCCGTCCGCGGGCGTATGCAGGACACGGCGGGAGACGACGTCCACGAAGGAGCGCTCGTAGTCGTCGGCCCGCTCGCGCACCGCGCGCCGGGCATCGGCCAGGGCCCGGGAGACGTCCACGTCGGCCCCGCACTCATGGCCGATGAGCGCGAGCGCGGCATGGCCGAGGGCGAATCCGGGGTCGAGCGCCACGGAGCGGCGGAGCGCCTGCGGGGCCCCGGCCCGAACCTTGAGCAGCCGGTCCACCCCGAGACGGTAGGCGGTGGCGGCGGCCGCGTGCGTACTGAGGGGGAAACCGGAGGCGTCCGTGGGCCGACGTGTCCGGCGCCGGGCGGGGCCGCCACCGGCGGGGAGGGCGGGGGCCGTCCACGGGTCGAGGACGGCCTCGGCGATGGTGGCGGCCTGTGCGCGGATCTCCGGGATGGCGGTCGTCTCCCACAACTCGCCACGGCGGGGGGCGCCGAGGGTCCACAGCGGGCGGGTGGTGCTGCCGTCGGCGCCGTGCAACCGTCCGTCGTCGGTGGCGACGCCCATGCTCAGCGGGCCGGGCATCGCGGCGCCCTGGTCGAGCAGGCTCCGCCACAGCGGGTCGGCCGTGTCCGACAGCCGCAGGCCCGGCCCCGTACAGTCCACCACCCAGCCCACGGGCAGTGTTCGCGGGCCGTCGCCGGTGGTGAGGGAGACCGTCAGGGAGCCGTCGGGCCGCGCCGAGGCGGCGTCGAGCCGCCCCTGGTAGGTCCGCATCCGCCGGGTGCGGCGCATACGCCCCACCGCCTCCGCGGTGGCCGGGGGCATACGGTGGCGGTGGGTGTTCCACAAGGAGCCGTACTGTGCCACGAACTCGGCCCGCTCCTCGGTGGACATCGACGCCCAGATCTCGGCCGTGACCGGGCGCAGCCCGTCCACCGCGGGCCGCCAGTCGCCGTGCGTTTGCATGACACGGCCGATGTGCTGACGTACCGCGGCGCGCAGCGCGGGCAGGGACAGGCCGTGCAGTGGTGTCGTACACGCGGCGACGGGCAGCGGGTCCACCGCATGCGCCTGCGGCAGCAGTCCGCCACGGGAGACGGTGTGCACCGTGCGGCCGGGGCGGTCGAGCGTCATGGCGATGTCCACCGAGGTCAGCCCGGTGCCGACGAGGAGGACATCCTCCTTGTCGCCCTGGCCGAGGGCGGCGTCCAGGGCGCCCGGCGCCCAGGGGTCGGCGATGAAGCGGTCGTTGCCGCGCAGGGCCGCGGGCGCCCATTCGGCGTTGGCGCGGGACGGCCCGGTGGCCAGCACCACGCGGTGCGCATCGACGGTCCGGCCGTCGGCGAGCTCCAGCCGGGCCGTCGGGTCCCCGCCGGGGAGGGTGGTCCAGCGGCAGCCGGTGGCGCGGGTGCGCAGCCGGCGGACGGTGACGACGCCCTGCGCCGCCATGATCGCTCGCCCGAGGGTGTCGGCGAGGTAGGCGCCGTAGCGGTAGCGCTCCGCGAAGTCGCCGCCGCGCACGCCCGGTTCGCCGTGGTGGCACAGCCACCGCACGAAGTGTCCCGGGTCGTCGGGGTAGCAGCTCATCTTGCCCGCGGGCACATTGAGGCGGTGGCGCGGGTCGAGGGTGGAATAGGCGATGCCGCGCCCCGCCTCCGGGGCCGGGTCGATCAGCAGGAGTTCGAACGGGGTACGGCGGCGGGCCGCGGTCTCGCAGAGCTGGATCGCCACCAGCGCACCGGCGGCGCCCGCGCCCACGATGGCGACGGTCCTCGTACACGGCCCTGACGTCGTACACGGCTCTGGCGATGCCATGTGATACCTCCTGCTTCCCGGGAACCGGCGACCGAGCAGAACCGGTGCCCCGCTCACGCAACCGGTACCGTAGCCAGCTAAGTGCACCAATTCAATGAACTTGGTGAACTCATGGAAGAACGGCGGTGAGCCCTTGGCCGGAGGCCGGTGCCCAAGCCGGTGGTTTGGTGCCTCGGCCTATGAAACGGACGTGCGTGATAACTTGCCCAGGTGCGGATCACAGCCAAGTCGGACTATGCCGTCCGGGCGATGGCCGAACTGGCGGCCGCGGAGGGCTCACCCCTGACCGCCGAGCAGGTGGCGACCCGGCAGGACATTCCACTGCGTTTCCTCTTCGGCATCCTGCGGGAGCTGCGCCTGGCC contains:
- a CDS encoding FAD/NAD(P)-binding protein → MASPEPCTTSGPCTRTVAIVGAGAAGALVAIQLCETAARRRTPFELLLIDPAPEAGRGIAYSTLDPRHRLNVPAGKMSCYPDDPGHFVRWLCHHGEPGVRGGDFAERYRYGAYLADTLGRAIMAAQGVVTVRRLRTRATGCRWTTLPGGDPTARLELADGRTVDAHRVVLATGPSRANAEWAPAALRGNDRFIADPWAPGALDAALGQGDKEDVLLVGTGLTSVDIAMTLDRPGRTVHTVSRGGLLPQAHAVDPLPVAACTTPLHGLSLPALRAAVRQHIGRVMQTHGDWRPAVDGLRPVTAEIWASMSTEERAEFVAQYGSLWNTHRHRMPPATAEAVGRMRRTRRMRTYQGRLDAASARPDGSLTVSLTTGDGPRTLPVGWVVDCTGPGLRLSDTADPLWRSLLDQGAAMPGPLSMGVATDDGRLHGADGSTTRPLWTLGAPRRGELWETTAIPEIRAQAATIAEAVLDPWTAPALPAGGGPARRRTRRPTDASGFPLSTHAAAATAYRLGVDRLLKVRAGAPQALRRSVALDPGFALGHAALALIGHECGADVDVSRALADARRAVRERADDYERSFVDVVSRRVLHTPADGDAALLRHLEEYPGDALGLAVAVPTIAFSGLRDLDGTTALRVVERTAPAHGESWFHTSLLAFMRQEEGRYDEAGALAEQALAAEPASGHAMHALAHVHYERGDHEAGRERLGRWLAHQGRGGTHRAHFSWHAALHELALEDTVAVRRRWAEQLSPGKVDGVRALVDSGSLLWRARLAGAWQGPFPIGDVLDTAPVDVLERPATAFVALHAAIALTAAGDLPGLRRLRVHALRADEVQRSVIAPLCTAFEDILEERWTEAARGLERLLPRLPGVGGSAAQREIVEETLLFALVSAGRCDAARDRLEERLDRRSSPHDRRRLTALSS